A stretch of the Coleofasciculus sp. FACHB-1120 genome encodes the following:
- a CDS encoding phosphodiester glycosidase family protein, whose product MSAPIPALIFENDRAKSERIAASAVPTKSAFANSRYLKTAQTGFAVLPVAYVAAHSIRQEYSPAWDARNSISSQTSFIKRDRNQKFLPLGFKAIRSAPGATLYHQNSDYVQVVDLSKGASVKFFYGEITNPGKRQGAYGGNDPKLRRQTLTQAWESFYSFNKKAFSITNGQFFRNDPNSATITNLAFPVKVNGTIVSDGYAGESEFASQKLMLAVWNNRAEISAFKGKNSLYASSAPNIIVGLSEKANKSINKNLGRTFMGVGDGDSNGIYETVLIFNSSDSTQFHAAETLKKFGADKVIMLDGGGSSQLLAQGKNYIKSTRTIPQTIGVVSTP is encoded by the coding sequence TTGAGCGCTCCAATTCCTGCATTGATATTTGAGAACGATCGAGCCAAGTCCGAGCGAATAGCAGCCTCAGCAGTACCAACGAAGTCCGCCTTCGCAAACTCAAGGTATTTAAAAACCGCACAGACGGGTTTTGCCGTTTTGCCTGTTGCTTATGTAGCCGCGCATTCTATTCGCCAGGAATATTCTCCAGCGTGGGATGCTAGAAACAGTATTTCCTCACAAACATCATTTATTAAACGCGATCGCAATCAAAAATTCTTGCCTCTTGGTTTTAAAGCGATTAGAAGTGCGCCAGGAGCTACGCTTTATCACCAAAACTCTGATTACGTGCAAGTTGTTGATTTGAGCAAAGGCGCGTCTGTCAAGTTTTTTTATGGGGAGATTACCAATCCCGGTAAGAGACAAGGCGCTTATGGAGGAAACGATCCTAAGTTAAGACGCCAAACGCTGACGCAAGCCTGGGAAAGTTTCTATTCTTTCAATAAAAAGGCTTTTTCGATAACGAATGGTCAGTTCTTCAGGAACGATCCTAACTCCGCCACTATCACTAACTTAGCTTTTCCAGTTAAAGTTAATGGAACTATTGTGAGTGATGGATATGCAGGGGAGAGTGAATTTGCTAGCCAAAAGCTGATGCTTGCAGTTTGGAATAATCGCGCAGAAATTAGCGCATTTAAGGGTAAGAATTCTCTTTACGCTTCTTCAGCGCCTAATATCATTGTTGGCTTGAGTGAAAAGGCGAATAAATCTATAAATAAAAATCTGGGTAGAACTTTTATGGGGGTTGGAGATGGCGACTCTAACGGAATTTACGAAACAGTTTTAATTTTTAATTCGAGTGATTCAACTCAGTTTCATGCAGCGGAGACACTGAAAAAGTTTGGTGCAGATAAAGTAATTATGCTTGATGGTGGTGGATCTTCACAGTTGCTTGCTCAGGGTAAAAATTATATTAAATCCACAAGAACCATTCCCCAAACCATCGGTGTGGTAAGCACTCCCTGA
- a CDS encoding response regulator transcription factor: protein MRILLIEDDLRLAEALVEALTDQIYVVDVVTDGESAWEQVQTLAYDLILLDVMLPKLDGISLCRRLRSHDYNQPILMMTARDTSTDKVTGLDAGADDYIVKPIDLPELLARIRALLRRGSSSASPVLEWGSLRFNPSTYEVSYAEQFLHLTRKEYSLLELFLRNGRRVLSRSSIIEHVWSLEEPPEEETVKAHIKSLRQKLRAVGAPPDLIETIHGIGYRLKQPS from the coding sequence ATGAGAATCCTTCTCATAGAAGATGATTTGCGTCTTGCGGAAGCTTTAGTAGAAGCTCTTACTGACCAAATTTATGTGGTTGATGTGGTTACAGATGGAGAAAGTGCATGGGAGCAAGTTCAAACCCTTGCGTATGACTTAATTTTGCTGGATGTAATGCTGCCTAAGCTAGATGGCATAAGCCTTTGCCGTCGTTTGCGATCTCATGACTACAACCAACCAATCTTGATGATGACTGCCCGCGATACCAGCACGGATAAAGTGACTGGGTTAGATGCTGGAGCAGATGATTATATTGTTAAACCAATTGATCTGCCAGAATTATTAGCCCGGATACGCGCTTTGTTGCGTCGAGGGAGTTCCTCGGCATCCCCAGTGCTAGAGTGGGGCAGCTTACGCTTTAACCCTAGTACCTATGAAGTTAGCTATGCTGAGCAATTCTTGCACTTAACCCGTAAAGAGTATTCTTTATTGGAGCTGTTCCTCCGCAATGGTCGGCGGGTACTCAGCCGCAGTAGTATCATTGAACACGTATGGTCTCTGGAGGAACCCCCAGAGGAGGAGACGGTTAAAGCCCATATTAAAAGCCTAAGGCAAAAACTCAGAGCAGTGGGAGCGCCGCCTGATTTGATTGAGACAATTCACGGGATTGGGTATCGCCTTAAACAGCCATCTTAA